One stretch of Candidatus Eisenbacteria bacterium DNA includes these proteins:
- a CDS encoding HAMP domain-containing histidine kinase: MKQPTPRERKAPQKPDPTREHLEKLAQRETTYWVFSSLLLVFLATTVIIQFLTAGDWLPDTFFLNEQYRRTLSVGLPGLVIVFCLYITAKRREISRLKITLYDQKTLLDRLEERRRELERALAELRRVSTLKDNLLSTVSHELKNPLASIHSVAQILMNYSDKDMESRDRFYQLIHTETKRLSNLVGNLLDLAKIESGRIVWDLSAEKPEEVVRSALAVSGVLAQEKKIGLREEIAPGLPELLVDRDRIIQVLTNLIGNAIKFTPEGGTITVSARSAADKGKKFVRFSIRDTGPGVSPDQRERIFEWFHQAPPPDGRKVEGTGLGLAISREIVHHFGGRIWVESKPRHGSEFIFTIPVPARVHAPARPEAVAGPK; the protein is encoded by the coding sequence ATGAAGCAACCGACCCCCCGCGAGAGGAAGGCCCCGCAGAAGCCGGACCCCACCCGGGAGCATCTCGAGAAGCTCGCCCAACGGGAGACGACGTATTGGGTCTTCTCGTCGCTTCTCCTCGTCTTTCTTGCCACAACGGTCATCATCCAGTTCCTCACCGCCGGCGACTGGCTCCCCGACACCTTCTTCCTGAACGAGCAGTACCGCCGCACTCTCTCGGTCGGTCTTCCCGGTCTCGTGATCGTCTTCTGCCTCTACATCACCGCGAAACGGCGAGAGATCAGCCGGCTGAAGATCACGCTCTACGACCAGAAGACACTTCTCGACCGTCTCGAGGAGAGGCGGCGCGAGCTCGAGAGGGCGCTCGCCGAGCTCCGCCGCGTGAGCACGCTGAAGGACAACCTCCTCTCGACGGTCTCCCACGAGCTCAAGAACCCGCTCGCCTCGATCCACTCCGTCGCGCAGATCCTGATGAACTACAGCGACAAGGACATGGAGTCGCGCGATCGCTTCTATCAGCTCATTCACACCGAAACGAAACGCCTCTCGAACCTCGTCGGAAACCTGCTCGATCTCGCCAAGATCGAGTCGGGGAGGATCGTTTGGGATCTGTCGGCCGAGAAACCCGAGGAGGTGGTCCGCTCCGCGCTCGCCGTCTCGGGAGTCCTCGCGCAGGAAAAGAAGATCGGCCTCCGAGAGGAAATCGCGCCGGGCCTTCCCGAGCTCCTCGTCGACCGGGACCGAATCATTCAGGTCTTAACAAATCTCATCGGAAACGCGATCAAGTTTACTCCCGAGGGAGGAACGATCACGGTGAGCGCGCGCTCCGCGGCCGACAAGGGGAAGAAGTTCGTGCGCTTCTCGATCCGCGACACCGGCCCCGGAGTATCTCCCGACCAGAGAGAGCGCATCTTCGAGTGGTTCCACCAGGCGCCGCCGCCCGACGGAAGAAAGGTCGAGGGGACCGGGCTCGGCCTCGCGATCTCGCGCGAGATCGTCCACCACTTCGGAGGGCGGATCTGGGTGGAGAGCAAACCGAGGCACGGGAGCGAGTTCATCTTCACGATTCCGGTCCCGGCGCGGGTCCACGCGCCCGCTCGGCCGGAGGCGGTCGCCGGACCCAAGTAG
- a CDS encoding methyltransferase domain-containing protein → MALFADDPFGRLDYRRFVAWGPRIEREMPFFLETFGEPSRLPLLDIGCGTGEHAAALAEKGYALVGVDRSPAMIEKAHKAHANPRFVLGEMARLPFRGRGVLGGAYCLGNTLVNLLDDKDLAALFGSLRGLLAPGAPLLIQIVNYRRILEKNVRHLPLNFRTSEDGETLYLRLLDPIDERRIRFEMLTIERRPPDGESRIVQTSSTLLRPLRDDELTALLERAGFASVRLFGSYRPDSYEPLESHDLIAVVR, encoded by the coding sequence GTGGCTTTGTTCGCGGACGACCCGTTCGGAAGGCTCGACTATCGGCGCTTCGTTGCGTGGGGTCCCCGCATCGAGCGGGAGATGCCTTTCTTCCTCGAGACTTTCGGGGAGCCGTCGCGCCTCCCGCTTCTCGACATCGGGTGCGGGACGGGAGAGCACGCCGCGGCGCTCGCGGAGAAGGGCTATGCGCTCGTCGGGGTCGATCGCTCCCCCGCGATGATCGAGAAGGCGCACAAAGCGCACGCGAATCCGCGCTTCGTTCTCGGCGAGATGGCCCGGCTTCCCTTCCGAGGAAGAGGCGTTCTCGGCGGCGCGTACTGCCTCGGTAACACGCTCGTGAATCTTTTAGACGACAAGGATCTGGCGGCGCTCTTCGGTTCGCTCCGCGGGCTCCTCGCTCCCGGCGCGCCGCTTCTCATCCAGATCGTGAACTACCGCCGAATCCTCGAGAAGAACGTGCGCCACCTCCCGCTCAACTTTCGAACGAGCGAAGACGGAGAGACGCTCTACCTTCGCTTGCTCGACCCGATCGATGAAAGGCGCATCCGCTTCGAGATGCTCACGATCGAAAGGCGTCCGCCGGACGGCGAGAGCCGGATCGTGCAGACGTCCTCCACGCTCCTCCGGCCTCTTCGAGACGACGAGCTCACCGCGCTCCTCGAGCGGGCCGGCTTCGCGTCGGTCCGTCTCTTCGGCTCCTATCGCCCCGACTCTTACGAACCTCTGGAATCGCACGATCTCATCGCCGTCGTGCGGTGA